The following are encoded together in the Macadamia integrifolia cultivar HAES 741 chromosome 10, SCU_Mint_v3, whole genome shotgun sequence genome:
- the LOC122092117 gene encoding ubiquitin-like protein 5: MIEVVLNDRLGKKVRVKCNDDDTIGDLKKLVAAQTGTRAEKIRIQKWYNIYKDHITLKDYEIHDGMGLELYYN; the protein is encoded by the coding sequence ATGATCGAAGTAGTATTGAACGATCGGCTGGGAAAGAAGGTTAGGGTTAAGTGCAACGATGATGATACGATCGGAGACCTGAAGAAGCTTGTCGCTGCTCAGACGGGGACGAGAGCTGAAAAGATCAGGATTCAGAAGTGGTATAACATCTACAAGGATCATATCACCCTCAAAGACTACGAGATTCATGACGGAATGGGCCTCGAACTCTACTACAACTAA
- the LOC122090894 gene encoding cytochrome P450 94A2-like: MLQVGLLASFLLFFLLPIFVFFFINTLSSFLGSKKSSSQSNKLPRSYPLIGSSIAIFVNEKRRNQWITDVLKHSPTKTFVLRRAFGDSRIFTANPSNVQHILKTQFYLYPKGGFVRQSLSDFLGSGILNADGGNWKFQRQISSHEFNTKSLRKFVESVVESELSERLVPILSNAAAEKSVLDLQDILQRFAFDNICKIAFGFDPEYLSPSLPKAEFAAAFDEAVLISGIRMNCAFPALWKLKRALGIGHERQLRLATSRVRGFAGEVVNEKKRELKERSSLETSDLLSRILCSGHLDENFVTDMVISFILAGRDTTSAALTWFFWLISGNSRVEDEIVKEIREKREELDYDEVKDMVYTHAALCESMRLYPPVPSDTKEAAGDDVLPDGTIVKKGMTVIYHPYAMGRMEEVWGSDWSEFKPERWLMREEEGGKWSFVGRDPYTYPVFQAGPRICLGKDMAFLQMKRVVAGVLSRFRVVPVVVEEGFEPVYVSYLTSKMKGGFPVKMEEKG; the protein is encoded by the coding sequence ATGTTACAGGTTGGGTTATTAGCTtcatttctcctcttcttccttctcccaatctttgttttcttcttcattaacACTCTCAGTAGCTTTCTGGGTAGTAAAAAATCCTCTTCACAGTCTAATAAACTACCCAGATCTTACCCATTGATCGGTTCATCAATCGCCATTTTTGTGAACGAGAAGCGGCGGAACCAATGGATCACAGATGTTCTCAAACACTCCCCAACCAAAACCTTCGTTCTTCGTCGTGCTTTTGGTGATTCAAGGATCTTTACTGCTAACCCTTCTAATGTCCAACACATTCTCAAGACCCAATTCTATCTCTACCCCAAAGGTGGCTTCGTTCGCCAGAGTCTCTCAGATTTCCTCGGTTCCGGCATCCTCAATGCCGACGGTGGTAACTGGAAATTTCAGAGACAAATCTCTAGCCATGAATTCAACACCAAATCGCTTCGCAAATTTGTCGAATCTGTTGTTGAATCCGAACTATCAGAACGCCTGGTACCTATCCTCTCAAATGCCGCTGCTGAGAAGTCCGTTCTTGATCTACAAGACATTCTGCAAAGGTTTGCGTTCGACAATATCTGTAAAATTGCTTTTGGGTTCGATCCAGAGTACTTATCACCTTCACTCCCAAAAGCTGAATTCGCTGCCGCATTTGATGAGGCTGTACTGATAAGCGGGATACGGATGAACTGCGCATTCCCGGCTCTATGGAAGCTGAAACGGGCACTGGGTATAGGGCATGAGAGACAGCTCCGATTGGCAACCTCGCGAGTTCGTGGGTTTGCAGGGGAGGTTGTAAACGAAAAGAAACGTGAGCTTAAAGAAAGATCTTCGTTAGAAACTTCAGATCTCCTCTCGAGAATCTTGTGTTCTGGGCATTTGGATGAGAATTTTGTTACAGATATGGTGATTAGCTTCATTTTAGCCGGACGGGATACTACATCGGCGGCTTTAACTTGGTTTTTCTGGTTAATTTCTGGGAATTCTCGTGTAGAAGATGAGATAGTAAAGGAGATAAGGGAGAAGCGAGAAGAACTTGATTATGATGAAGTGAAGGACATGGTGTATACTCATGCCGCCCTTTGCGAGAGCATGCGTTTGTACCCACCAGTTCCAAGTGATACCAAGGAGGCCGCAGGAGACGATGTGTTACCAGATGGAACCATTGTGAAGAAAGGAATGACAGTGATTTATCATCCTTATGCCATGGGAAGGATGGAGGAGGTTTGGGGATCAGATTGGTCGGAATTTAAGCCGGAGAGGTGGCTgatgagagaggaagagggagggaAATGGAGTTTTGTAGGGAGGGATCCATATACTTATCCGGTGTTCCAAGCAGGGCCGAGGATATGTTTAGGGAAGGATATGGCGTTCTTGCAGATGAAGAGGGTGGTCGCTGGTGTGTTGAGCCGGTTCAGGGTTGTGCCGGTGGTAGTGGAGGAGGGGTTTGAGCCGGTATATGTTTCTTACTTGACTTCCAAAATGAAAGGTGGGTTTCCAGtgaagatggaggaaaagggATAA